Genomic segment of Populus nigra chromosome 6, ddPopNigr1.1, whole genome shotgun sequence:
TATGCGCTACCATCAACCaacgttatatatatatatatatatatatatatatatatatatatatatatatatatatatatataaaggcagTTACTTAATGATGATGATTTCACTGTCAAAGTTACTTTCATGAAaagtggttttttaaaattatttttaaaattttttatgtgtttatttattattaaaaaagttaataaataaaaaatattttttttaaaaaaattggttttgtttttagaaaaaaatatgttccttttattttagacgaaaaatatttttcagaagttgtaaaaaatttagaaatgtcatgttatttactgattatattaaatttaatttttaaacttttgattgttatatattttatttttttttaattttatctattataatttaatttttatattaattttgatccttatttttatttttataattgttatttgtttttctcttatcatttcttaattaaaactttttatctatcagatttagtttttattatttttatttttatttattttatttaaaataatttataaaatcttaataattagataaatataaTGGGATAAATCATCAAcagctttaaatttttttcattaattttttttaatttcattaatttttaattttttttatctattacacttgatctttatttttttaattattatttatttgatgtaaaataatatatgaaattagatatattttttaaaattttatttttattcaaattttttatttgtaagatttgtttcttgttattttaataaatttgaaaaacatttattaataagatgtttttcaacttattttttattttatagccaaatactgaaaatattttacaacttatttttttacgatactatcaaatatcagaaaataatttattttaaaaaatctattttcttaaaaaaattactttctaaaaaaattattttccagtaaATATTAAACATGGTTATAAATATACTTATTAATTATAATCTGGGCCTCTACGTTCTAACGCTGAGGATGTGGCTCTCTGTCATATCTTCGCGGCAATTATGGCATTGACTGCCATTGGTTGATGATCAACTCTGCAAAGCAATGCATTTTCTCCGCTCTTTCCTTTCACTCTGGATTTCTCATAGCCGCCAGTctgtctctttatttttttcttcgagACAATGAAATATCATGCGCGTGTTtcgtaatataaaattattttctttttcattttttattcctCGAAacagtttatttaattatttttttttttatgttcaattgGCTCAATGGCTAATTGAAGGTTCAGACCCCATACGAATATAAAAGTCATCTCGCGataaaaagtatttaatttCAACATAATTAACATGCATGGTTAACATGAAGCCGTAGCGTAgagtttgtattttaaaattgtttttgaaaataattgttttttaattttaaattaaatttctagtatttttaaattattttaatatattgatgttaaaaataattttttttataaaaaatataatttcaatatatttcaaataaaaaacactttgaaaaataattggtaccacaatatcaaacatatttttattagagtGTATCTACCACTTTGATGcagagtgttttttatttgaaaatataataaaataatttttttttattttttaatataaatacattaaaattataaaaaaaacactaaaaaatattaattttatattaaaaaaatacttttaaaaaacatctaaaaaaataaacaacaccCTTTTAAAAACCAGGTAATGAGTCAAAGCCAACACGTTCAGAGAAcacaatgattaaaaaaactacttcaaaaaacacaaaagttaATTGATcgaattaaaaatacaagagtgaaaaataaataaagttacaTCGACATGCATGGTAAAATCAAGACTTAATGTAAGTTAATTACTGggtttattagaaaaaattaaaaatcactaGGATtacctgaaaacatttacaaaacataagaataaaaatgaataattaacACAAATACGAGAGTAAATTTAGGAGTTTTGCCTAAACAATTGTTCTCCTATTCTTAAACTTTCTATTCTTCAGAAATGGCATTCCCATTTTTTATTGGATACTAAAAGTTTTAGTCAAACGACATGCTACTtcactaaattgaaaaaaaaaattattggggaCTAGTTTGTAACTGTattcattgtaaaaaaaaacatggactaAAAACTTTaagtttagtattttttttgtaagaaaaataaaatataagaactggagaatttctaaaaaaaatattactcttCCTCATGGTGACAAAGGATCTCCTTATTCTGTTTTTTGGGTCCAGGCCAGGCAACAATACTCGGATGCTTGAAATTACTGAGTAATAAAGTTGCTTACTTGCTTATGATACAATATCACTTTggagggaaaaataaaaagaaaagactaGAAAACCGAAAGGCTTACAGACAAACACCTCGACTACTTAAGCAAGTTTATTTATCGACTCTCAACATCCAACAAAGAAATTGTCCATGTACGAGGATAAATGAGCAAGATTTTATGATAATAGGACAGCGGTATATATAAAATTGGTGTTTCAACCAAAGCAGGTGCTTGAAATGCTACAAATATAGTTACAAACACTTACACTATACCTATATGATCACAGCTACAACGTAGAATATATTTTCGCGAGTGCCGATTGATGGCCTCAGACTCTTTTCTATCAATCTTAATACCTCTGTTCTTCATTAAACTTCCTTTGTTCCATCGGCAACAATAAGTTCATCCGGGAAATCAGTGTCACCTGTATCAGTTGGCAACATAATATCATCTTCAGTTGTGAAATGGTATCTCTCCCCAATAGCTTTGAGGAGCTGATGCACCTCAAACATTGTTGGTCTCTCCTTGGCATTCTCAACCACACAGTTACAAGCAACTTTAAGAAACTGGTTGAGTTCGTGATCGAATCCATTTCCAAGCAAAGGCTTGTCAATGGAAGTATGAAGAAGCGGACCGTCTGTCAGTTGTCTGATCCACTCCACTAAGCTTCCCTTGAAGCTTTCAGGGGCATTAGCAACATGAGTGGGCTTTTCACCAGTGATCAACTCCAGGAGAACCACACCAAAGCTATAAACATCCCCCTTGGGCGTTGCAACAAGGGTCCTTAGATATTCAGGAGCAACATAATCCAACCCCCCAAACTCCCCATTGACAAAAGCTCTCAAATGTGTGTCGATTCGGTTCATGAGTCTGGCAAGGCCAAAATCAGATAACTTTGGCTCAAAATCGTTATCCAAGAGTATGCATTTGGAGCTTATGTTCCTGTGGATAATTCGTGGATTGCAGTCATGATGAAGCCATGCCAAACCTCTAGCCGCTCCAATTGCAATATTGAGCCTCAGGGACCAATCCATGTTCCTGATCTCAGGTTCCACTGGGTGCAGTTTATCATAAAGGGTCCCATTTTCCATGAATTTATACACCAAAAATCTCTCCCTCTTTGCCACACAAAAGCCCAGCAGCGGGACCAAATTTCGGTGTTTCACATTCCCAAGTGTCTTCATCTCTGATACAAACTCTTTCTCTAAACGCTGAGAGCCTTGCAGTCTCTTAACCATAAGGAAACAACCATCAGAAATCACTGCCTTGTACATCGGTCCTGTTCTTCCTGCTCCAATGATGTTGTTATTACTGAAGTCGTTGGTTGCCTTCATGAGATCACTCAATCTCATTTTTGAAACCGATTTCTCAAACATGGAAACCTGTTGATAACAGAATCTTTGCTGTTAGATATTTTGTTgcgtcaaataaaaaatgaaatcatcgATGAGTTAACATGGCcagaaaaaagaacagaaattcAATTCCTATGCCAGAAAAAAACACAGTATATCCATTGAACATGATGAGCTAGATAGTTTGCCTTGATGCCTTTGGTTCCCTTGATGCTCTTTGCCCATCTGTTACCTTCAGGATCTTCCGCCTTCTTCTTAGCCGCTCTGCGAGACAAGAACAGAAAGACACCAACAATAATTGATGTAAATGTTATCCCACCTGCGGCTGATGCAACAATTACTCCAACATGGGATTTCCTCGCGACACCTGGACAGGAGGAATTCAATGGCTTCCCACAGAGGTCCAGATTATTTGCAAAGCTATCAGCTGGGATGTTATTATGGATAAATGAGGGGATCGGCCCAGATAGAAGATTGTTGGTAACTGTAAATACCTTGATCCGATCAAGAAGGCCAAATTCCAGCGGAATCTTGCCTGTTAGCCGGTTGTTGTCAAGATGGAGATCATTCAAGAAACTAcaatttgaaagattttttggaatttcacCCGAAAAATTGTTGAATGAAAGATCAAGTTTTGTAATATAGGGGATAAACTTTGCTATATTAGCAGGGATTGAGCCAGATAGCTGGTTGTGCGAAAGATTCAAGCCAGTCAAGCTTGTGCAATTCTGGATTCCAGGGGGGAACTGGCCCTCAAGACCCAAGTCTGAAAGGCGGATATTTAGAACTCTGTTCTCGTCAGGGTGCCAGCAATCAATGCCCATAAATCTACATATGAAGCCTTCAGTATTGTTGTTGAAATTCCATGTATTGTTCAAGTAGTTATAAGGGTCCACCAGAGAAGCTTTGATGGATTTCAAGCACGCTATATCAGTCTCAGTAGCATTACTCACAGATATTCTACTACTCAGCAAAACCAAAACCATCCCAATCAAAATATGGGCAACAACCATAGGATTTTTCTCGCTCAATGCCATTagcaaggggaaaaaaatcctCAAACTTTCTGTCCCTGGCCCAAAACGGAATCTACAAAGTGAAAGGTTCTTGCTAAATTGTACTGCTAAATAAAACACTCAAACCCATCTCTATATATCCAAGAAAGAAGGTCTAACTACTCCACCAAAAAACACAATCCAATTTTACTAGTGATCCACCAGAACAATATGTAACTTGGAAAAAGCAAAAGAGAAGTCAACAAACAAACAGCCTCGAATCTTAAACAATCCAACTAAAATCCCAATTCACTTATCTCAGAGATTCACTGAAAGAAAACAAGATTTGAGACATACccagatgaagatgatgatgatgaaatggaAGTGTGGAGCATTTAAGTAGTCACCAAGCAAGaagaataaggaaaaaaatgaagagaaagaaCACAGTTATTATTACACTGAAAACGTGGAGATGGGGTtgagttgatttgattttaacaaGAGAAAGAGGTAggaaacatcattttttttccccttcaaagAAGACTTTCTTTTATGTACAAGTCTTCTTGCTTTCCAACAACTCGAAGCACACACAAGAGTCTAGAGTGAAAAAAGTGAAAGGAGAAAAGTCTTTGGTTGTAATCTGTGGAAACTGATGAGTCGGGTAGTGGTAATGAATTGACTGTTTGACATGAAAACAAACCATCTTgtaataacacacacacacacacacacacacacacaaccctACTTTCTCTGGTTGCTTGCATGATGGGCTTGGCTAGTCATGATCTCTCCTCTAATAAagtca
This window contains:
- the LOC133696466 gene encoding probably inactive leucine-rich repeat receptor-like protein kinase At5g48380 codes for the protein MALSEKNPMVVAHILIGMVLVLLSSRISVSNATETDIACLKSIKASLVDPYNYLNNTWNFNNNTEGFICRFMGIDCWHPDENRVLNIRLSDLGLEGQFPPGIQNCTSLTGLNLSHNQLSGSIPANIAKFIPYITKLDLSFNNFSGEIPKNLSNCSFLNDLHLDNNRLTGKIPLEFGLLDRIKVFTVTNNLLSGPIPSFIHNNIPADSFANNLDLCGKPLNSSCPGVARKSHVGVIVASAAGGITFTSIIVGVFLFLSRRAAKKKAEDPEGNRWAKSIKGTKGIKVSMFEKSVSKMRLSDLMKATNDFSNNNIIGAGRTGPMYKAVISDGCFLMVKRLQGSQRLEKEFVSEMKTLGNVKHRNLVPLLGFCVAKRERFLVYKFMENGTLYDKLHPVEPEIRNMDWSLRLNIAIGAARGLAWLHHDCNPRIIHRNISSKCILLDNDFEPKLSDFGLARLMNRIDTHLRAFVNGEFGGLDYVAPEYLRTLVATPKGDVYSFGVVLLELITGEKPTHVANAPESFKGSLVEWIRQLTDGPLLHTSIDKPLLGNGFDHELNQFLKVACNCVVENAKERPTMFEVHQLLKAIGERYHFTTEDDIMLPTDTGDTDFPDELIVADGTKEV